A window of Miscanthus floridulus cultivar M001 chromosome 12, ASM1932011v1, whole genome shotgun sequence genomic DNA:
CTCTAGCCCTGAAGGCAAGACACTGGATAGTGCAGCAGTCAAACATTGACATTTTGAATCCAAAATTTGAGTTGGGAGAACCTAATACAGCACATGAGTACTTTGATGAGCTATCTGGATATATAAGCTGACCTGTTATTGGAGTTGCTGCTCGAGAAATTGTTTGCCACCAAATTCCTATGAAGATGAACAAAAAGTAAAAGGCGCCATTTGTAATAGCAAAATGTTTTTTTGAAGTTAAGCATGAACTAAGTTATGGAATGCGTAATTTGATTCAAGTTTGTAACTTAAGCTGCTAGGTTTTTCGAGAAAAAAACTTAAGCTGCTAGGTAAAAAACTTGTTTCTTCAAAGATCCTGATTCCTGAATCAAATCTTGCTTAGATAATATAAACTAAATGCACCAAAGTAGATTTTCATATGTATAGGAATTCAAAATGTCAGTTTGTTAATGTATTTATATGATATATAAGCCTATTGATCTATGTTGGGTTTGGATTTGGTTCAGTCGTCTCAGAACTAAACACTTACAATTGCAAACTTGGACTAGCCCAAGAAGGTAAGTCTCCTGAGAGCTGGTTGTAGAGAAGTCCCTATGCAAAAATAGGGAAACATTATAGATACAGGTCCTCCTGATTTGTTTCACAATGAAATTGGGCCACATTATTGACATACAAGATTCTAAGAGAAGGTCCTATAGAGCTTGGAAGGCTTCCTGAAAGGCTATTATTTCCAAGAAATCTGGTCAGAACAAATTTGCCAACATTAGCTAGATAACTTATGGATGATTTCAATTCCTAGAAATAGTCACCGGAAAGGCAAGAAAAACCATACATGATGTTCAGAAAATTCAGATTCAGCAGAGCCTGTGGTACCTGGCCTGTCATATCATTGAAACTCAAATCTCTGAAGTAGTAAAGAAAACAACATGAGGAAAACATTTCATTAAACAATGCATGATCTACAACAAGTTATTAAACCATCTTGATAAATCACACTTGACTGGAGCTAGGAAGAAACATAAGCCTTACAGTAATTGTAGTGCTTCAAACCGTGAAAAATTTACTGATGCTAGACTATCAGATATCCTGCAATTCCTCAAAACTCTACAATAATAAAACATGTGACAATCTTAAGAGTCAACAACTTATGCACTACATCAGATTTCGATTTGTAGTTTGAGTTATTAAACGAATTGGCAAATTATTTATACAAGGTATTCAAAGATGTCATGTTATTGATGAAAGCCAATGCAGAACTCCCATTTATGATGTCACCGATTCTCCTGCAGTAcataaataaataattattttCTGTTTTACAACCTTCATATTTAAGAAGGATACTTATATAGTTTTTTCCTTCTGCAATCATGTTATCGATGAAAGCTAGTAAAACCATCAGTAGTCACTTACAAATTTGTCAGTTGGACAAGATTAGAAAGAGTGGATGGAAGTGGACCTTGAAATGAATTGCCTTGAAACCGTCTGCAAAACTATAATTGTCATGACTAGTAAATAAAGAAGGGACACGTCATTAGAAAAAAGATTTACTCCATCCATCCCAACAATAATGCAATTCTAGATTTCAGACAAGTGAAACTTtcctaagtttgaccaagttcatAGGAAAAAACATCAAAATTTATGTCTCCAATTaggtttactatgaaaatatattccataattaatctaatgatacttacttggtatcgtaaatattagtatttttttgtATAGACTTGGTCAACTTAAAATTGTTTTACTCGGGAactgagaattgcattctttttgggatggagggagtatgtagcTAGAAATATGATTTGTGGCATAAAGAAATGATAATATTAGAAAATACTATTTCAAAGATAACTAATAGTACTTGTAATTTATCTAGGAATATCATCATAATATCATGAATAGTGAAAGGAATAAGTTGCAATGTTTTATTAAATGATAGACAACCTCATATCTGACCTTAAAATAAATTTGGGTAAAGTACATGGACATCCCCTTTACTTGTTTAGTGTTGGAAATCACTCCCTCTCTTTCTTCAATGTTTGTCACAAATACACACTAGGAAATCACTCCGTCTCTTTTCAGTGTTTATCACAAACACACACTAGGAAATCACTCCCGTTGTCTCTCTCTTTTTTGGTTGATGCAAATCTTTCAGCCCTCATCATTTTCTCATATATATAGCTGATATACGAGCTCATGATATCCTCCTAATCACTGCAGTCATAAATCCTATGATTGCCTATTATTCTCCTTTACTACTACCTGGAAATCTGCTAGTACTATAAAGACTGCACCTAGACACAATGAACCTGGTCACATGCATGGACACACAAGACTATAACAAATATTTAGGAGGACTTTTTGTTTATGTCCCTAAACTTATGAAGTGTTTCATTAGCGACCAAAATCTAATCCCTTTATCTGGCAATACTGACCATGTGTGCGGCCATCATGGATACTGGTTTGCGGGTCCATAATTTGGTGCTCCTACATTACCTCTCTTGtttcttcctccctccctccatgatTATGCCTATCCAATGGGTCTCAGTAGAACTTTTTGTTCATTTATTAACTATTATAGCGAACATGGACCTTAAGCTACGTGCTTTGTAATTTTGGTGATTATTAGGACTAATACATTCTTATCATTCACATGGTTTATAGGTCctaaggaggaagagaaggaggaggacaaTGAGGAGGGAAAAATAAAGCAGGAGAATTGGGTAGTCCATTGAAGATATAAATACACAAGCGCCGAAGCATGTGGTGTGCCTTTACATTCCTTGAGTAGCTTGAcaagctagttgataggattggctCTATGTTACATACTTTTTTGTGGTGGTTAAAATCATTAGATAAGCTACAAATGCATACCTAGATAAAATTATTTAGGTTTACCTTGAGCAAAGCTTTTACTGGACCCAAGGTTAGTTTTAAGGGGTCCAGTTGACCCTCCCTTTCTTCGGACATAAGTTCCCTTCAACTATTTGAATGCcctatgtttggttttggtaattgagtggcaactagtggactaacctttgtcatgagtaaTGATTGAGCTAGGTGATGTCCACACCAAGGGTTGAGCAAGGCATACATGGAGGTGATGAAGGAGGCCACAagttgatcaagtgctcaacatttggaaaagaagaaagagaaacaaaaccctatggattGAAGGTGAAGATATAAGATAGGGTGTTTGTTTTGCCGGTCAAGACGCAATAGAGTATATGATCGGTTTAGGATAGATaactatactattaagaggggagctctcaAGTTGatatggttatctagtgccactaggtgttattCAACTGAATATGCATAACACTTAGTGATGTGGTGAGGTGCAAGTGAAAAGTCTTTCAAAATGCTTGGAAAATGCTAACTCACACACATGAAATGTTGGAACACTTGGTGAAGTTGAGCATATTTGAAAAGGCTTTGAAAAATCAAGTTTGGCGGGCTGTTTGGACTGACATTGGATTGTTCTGACGGTACCCTAAGTGGTAGCAACGGAATATATGCTACATGTACACAACACATGCAGagaacactactacaggaatcttaACCGTGGCGGGTAAAAGAGGTTAACCGAAGCGGGCAAAGCCAACCGTCTCGGtgcaaaggtcacggttaatctgAGGCAGGCAGCTTTACGCAACCAAGGCGGTTGTCTTACTTTGTCCGCCTCAGTTAAGATTTTAACCGAGGCGATTGGCTAAAGCCTCCCGCCTCGGTTAaaacattaaccgaggcggcTGTTATTaagtgcccgcctccgttaataatTTCCAGATTAAAAAATGCttttttttagatttgaatttgaatttgaatttaaatgcTCAGTTAACCAATACATTAGGCATCATAGGCAATGGCATTTGCATTGTGACAAAaaaagcatcacaggcagcatttAATCAAAACTggcaaattgaaacaaaaaacgcATCACAGGCATCATAGGCACGGGGACAAGAACATCACAGGCAGTGTACCAGGGAAGGTGTAGCCACGGAAGATGGAGTCGAGGGAGAAGCCGAGGAAGACGGAGCCAGCGGAGATTCTCGGCGCAGAGGAGGGAGCACACGTCGGCACTGGACGGCGGCGGTGCTATGGTTCGGTGGAGACTCGGGCTGATCTCCTCGGTGCAGGGCGGATCTCCTCAGCACGCGGGACGATGACGGGGGCGCGGGGCGAATCTCCTCGACGCGGGATGACGACGGGGGGCGTTGGGCGGCTGGCCGGAGAGGAAGACGGCGCAACGGATCTAGGGTTCGTGGCACCCTGGCGGATGGTGAGATGGAGCTCTCGAGGCTGGGGCTGCGGCAGAGCTCCGGGCTCTTGATGGCGGGGGCGGTTGCCGGAGCGCACGAggtcgggggcgggggcgggggtggaggagctcggcgacggcgatggcggcggcggcggaaaaATTAGGCAGCCCTTCGGGGTCGATTTGAAACCGGcgaaggacttagaaaaattcgggGGAGAGGAGGGGGTATATATAGACAACGATTTGAAACCGgtgaaggacttagaaaaatcggGCAGCCCTTCGGGGTCGATTTGCCCGCCATGGTTAATAGTTACCGAGGTGGTCGCTTTAGGGTGCCTGCCACGGTTAATCATTAACCGAGGCGATCAACTTAGGATGACCGCCACGGttaatattaaccgaggcgggtgaCTTAgggtgcccgcctcggttaagattTTGCATTTTTAACATTTGTCCTCATGCTTGTGATtcaaggtgtgtgtgtgtgtgtgtgtgtgtgtgtgtgtgtgtgtgtgtgtgtgtgtgtgtgtgtatatatatatatatatatatatatatatatatatatatatatatatatatatatatagagagagagagagagagagagaactactaccctgtagttGGCTAcgaaataacttattctgtagccactttttgagttacgataattactatgttaatttactgaggttatagtaactccttgctaagtggtttactataaggTTACGATAAATATCgtcatatgttatagtaacctaactatcgtaaatatgtattgacactatcataaattagtatataaaattatcgtaaatgaagatagctacagaataacttattttgtagctagctactaaatatactctccctatatatagaactatacacacacacacattaattcgtttattacatatatatatatatacatatatatatatatatacatatatatatatacatatatatatatatgtaataaatgaattaaaattagaagaaaaaactagatgcattttttaaAACGAAACAGGCACGAGACTTGCCAGTTATATATTAAAAAGAAGAATCAAACCTAGATGGacacacaaaaaatacaacaatcCGAAAGGgccaaacaacaaaacaacaagaACAAAATAAAAGAAACAAAAGAAACTGCGAATGCATGGTCGATATATACCCATGTGGTTTcgtttgtgatgaatgattgtcaACGTGAATAGCGCTTTGGGTTGAGTTGTTGAACTAACCGAGGCGTGGAGTTTAGGTTGTGCAAGATGTCTCTTACTTGTGGTGTGGAGCTCGGAGACAGTGGTCGACGACGAAGGTGAAGGTCAAGCGGTTTCGTGCCAATGGACCAGGAGCGGCGAAGGATAGATAccgaggcttggaccgagggaccggaGAGGCCAAGGGACTGACCGTGAGTGGCTGACACCTAGGgtcatcgacaagtgcaagagtaCATGAGAAGTGGAccgtgttgaccaagtcaagacggTGGATGGGCAAGTCAAGTAGAGGCGATGGAGGACTggaagggcgatccagtctccgaccggaaggcctggctaaggaggaacgacgctcgcttctgactccgacctgcctctccgaccggaaggcctggccaaggaggaacgacgcaagcttccgactctggcccgcctctccgaccggaaggtctggccaaggagggacgacgctcgcctcggactccggcccgcctctccgactggaaggcctgtcCAAGGagggacgatgctcgcttccgacttcgactcgtctctccgaccggaaggacaccgaacctctgcttacagctcttctccgaccgtcgcagtcggagccgactgggaaacaaccgaacggggacgcccgctcggtaaggacccaaagagtcaggcggagcaagtaaggcaggacgctgaagtcaaaccgtaataccaaggaccgtaccctgcacacctgcaggacaataCTGTCAGGTCATGTAAGAAGGGTGCTCCGCAACCTTCCAGATGtgtcagaacacgaacagtgttatgggcgccgacatttgtcttacagtatggtaggcgccgacattggccataccagaagaacacgatggaaccaaccacatgcatcagggcatcaacaatattgtaggcaccAACGAACCGTCTCGTACccaatggcgtgggcaacaagactaggtagcgcacactctctcttgtaaagccgccaccttcatctataaaaggggatgggcTCTCTCTAAAAAGATGACGATTCCAACGAACAATAGACGGATCACTCCGAttctctctgcttggctctagaactcCAAAGCCAAACAAAGcatacgttcgaacacttagcgcacatcggagctcccgtcactctttgcccttcggtccggagtccgaccggacctctgatacccccatcttactccctctcatttgtaaccccacagcaaacttcgagcacctgggctcaggaataaagtcaccgaccgattcaaactggacgtagggcacgttgcctgaaccagtataaaccctgtgtcattgagtgctaggccacatccgatcacaacgtacgataaaactacaaatatttacgtttggtcacttttcgcaccgacaagaCAATTAATTGATTATACTAGTAATTTATCAAGAATTAGCACCACATCGGTAGGAATACTAAAAAAAAGTATTATTTCCTAAAAGATGAccttaaataaatataaatagaatttgcaatcatagaaaaataaactTCATGCCATCTCTTTTAGAGATCACGTTGAGCCACGGGGTTCAAAATAAAGTCCATACTTTAGCCACACCAAAGTTTTGCTAAATGGATGGCTTGAGTTATTTAATTGTAATACATGTAGATGATGCTACTTTTAGAGAAGTATCAAAATTATATGAAAACTACTATAACTTGtaacaacacaaccaaattatgtTTACTAGTCTCAGTTAGGAGATAATTTCAAATGATGAAGGTTAATAAGACATCTTACAAATCTGTTAAATTACTCCATCTCCCAATATAATTTGGTATTCGTCCAGTAAAATCATTATCCGATGCGCACCTGAACACAATGTGGATAACAAATAACATTGAGTGGCATAGAACAATACTATTGGCAAAATGTGTATAATAGTCATACAATATTTTCATTCTTGTAAGTTTGGAAAACGATGATGGTATTGGACCACCTAAGCCAGCACTGTCAATATACCTGCAATTAAGAGGGGAACAAATTAAATGTCACACATTAACATGGAGCATAATCATCCATGAAAAAACATAAACATGGTTCGCCAGAAGTAATGGTCATAATACGCACAGTTGCTCCAGTTTAACCAGGTTACCCAATTCAGAAGGTAGGGAACCAGTTAAGTTGTTCGTGCTTAAACTTCTGAAATCACACAAATAATAACACCAGGTTAGTAGCATTAAATTTGTGGTTCAAATTTTCTTATCTTGGAAGCATGACGATAACTAGTAGAATAAATGAAGATGTAATTTTGTTTCCTCTTGAATAGATAAAACTTGAGGTAGTTTGAGGCCAAGTTAAATTGTCCTGCATTTAATTTGTTGATGATTACACACTTGAATATGTTCTGGTATGTACATGAACATAAGTTAAACTGAGGACATGTAAATTTTGTACTTTCGAATCTAGTAGAAACATATTTCTAATCAAATTGGTCATGACACTACATAGTACAATTCTTACAGGATTACGAGATTCACAAGATTTCCCAGCTCCTTTGGAATAGTTCCCCATAGTGCATTGCTAGAAAGAGACCTTGTATGTTGAACGGAGAAAGTTTAGATTTCGATGTTACTCAAAACATGGTGTAATTTTAAGTTCTAAATCTATCTCACATCTGCTGCATAGCCGTCAATTCCCCAAGGAACGGCGGCACAGGCCCTGTTAAGTAATTGTGCTGTAAATTCCTGAAACAACATCAAAACCGAtcaaataataataaaatagatTGGCTTAGTAGAAAAATAAAGCTAATTTTAAGTTGGGTATGACAATGGACCATTATGAGCTTAAGAACACATTTTTCAGTTACTTGCATTGCAAAGCATGTGGGAAATACTTAAGGACACATTTTTCAGTTAATTGCAAAGCATACGTGAAATGATAGTCGCGCCACTGTAACAGATAAGTAGATAACCATAATAGCCAAATTGAAACTGGTACCATCCGATAAAAGCCTAAAAGCACTGCTAGAGAAATATGACAGCGTAATGGCAAATATAGGACGCAGAAACTTCTTAATGTCAAACAAACATGACCTTGGGGAGAAATAAAGTTGAGAGTTCATACAAAGTTGTCAAGTGCGTGAGGTTCCTCAGCTCTTCAGGTATAGGACCAACCACATTCAATTTGAACATTTTTCTGCAGTAACAAGAGTGAAGCAACCATTAGCTCGTACCCTCACGATTTTGCCTTTTAATGTTGTTTGTCAGACAAACACCATGAGGTCAGCATGGACACCACAATTTTGCTCAGCAGGAACACCCAACCTCAGGAGGGGAAACCATCGAATACTCAGTTCCGTGGAACTTGTATAGATAGGATCGGAAAAGAGCTAGTGAGACACTTACAGCTCGATGATGTGGCAGATGGTGTTGTTCTGGTCGGAGCAGTCGCACTTGATGCCCGGGTTCATGTTGGCGGCGTAGATGGATGTGCCGTCCGTGGCCGCGCCGACGCACGGGTCGCCGGTGAACCATGGCGGCCACACCTGCAGCCCGAGCTTGGAAAACACCACGTTCAGCGCCTTCGCTACAAATGACAGTACACCAGAAACACAACGACGAATATTATATGTATTATGGTAAGCAAGTTTTCGATCTAGACCATGTTTATTTGTAATCTTTTTTGCAAAATTAGATTGCTACTAGTGGCTCAATGGTAATGTGTCAGGACTTTGAGAGGAGTGCCGCCTAGCCTGGTGCTCTCTTATTATTGGTCCCACTCCCACATAGCGCCGAGAAAACTATATACCTGCTCCAGTCACAAATAAGTGACGTTTTGGTTTAATCTCGAGTTATCCTTTCAACTTCGACTACAAGGGCTTGTTAGGAACGTCGGAAAACTTTCTAGTTTATAGTTCCTACGTTTTTTTTAATCCActgtcagcctgttcgtttggctgtggctcgtcgtaaacgatcgtaaattttcagccggaatagtatttttctctcacacaaaccagccagcaatacttcttcacgaaccagcaacgatacgaaccaaccaaccgaacaggctggtgTTTGGTTCTGAATATTTTGATGGGACACCTATTTGGTTGGCCATCTCACCCTCACCCCTGCCCTAGTCTCAGGCAGAGAGCAGGAGAAACCAAACACAGCAGATTAAAACAGAGATGAGACTCCAAAAGCAAATCAAAGGTAGCTGCTGATGTCGTTATGAATAACAGAGACTCCATCGAGCTGATTTTTCGAGGAAGCGAGTTGAGAGGCTTCCcagcaaaaagaaaaagagtagaaAAAAAAAAGCGAAAGGCAAACCATCGGCTCGAGATAGGAGATCCCTTTTTATTGCAAAAAAGAAAACGAATACTCCTAGGAAATGGACTCATCGATTACCTTCAGTTGGATCTGTCCTCTTGGTTGCTACTTGCTGAGCTCCGGCCGATGCGACTAGAAGAAACAGCAGCAGCATGGAGAGAACAGGGCCAGGGACGCAGCAAGAGCTCCATTTTGAACTCATCACCATCTCCCTCTATCTGCTCTCCTCTCACTTAGCTCGGCCGTCAAATGATCTGATTTTCAGTCAGTCAGTCAGAGACTTCACTTGTACTGTAGGAGTAGGAGAACTGGAGAAGTGGAGAAGCTGTCAGAGATCCAAGCCTCCAACTCCAAGCACGCACGCGGCCATGCAGGCCTTGACCCTGATCCAGCTTGCAAGTAACAAGTCGCATGTTGCAGACCTTACACATACATCGACCTACGTAACTAACCATTATTTGATTCGCATGCGAAACTCGCACTGCATACGTTGAGATCCACGTACGGCTTCGAAAAATCATCAGACGCGGCACAGCCTAAAAATATGTGCAGGAAGGAACTGAGAATCCCTTCCATGGTCCATGGACCCTTGGTAACCTGCATTCTCACGTGAAACATAACTTTCCCGACGGCTTTTCAACTTTCTTTGAATTGACTAGCAAGAAAGAAAGTAGTAATGAACTGTAAGTTAGCTAGAACCAAGAGGCACTGTGCGTGTCTGTCCATCCAATCGCATAAATTTGAAAAATCTCTCATACACATCCAgaataaaaaaaaaactgcacCGTTTCCAAATCAAAGAGCATTTCAAGTAAACAACCCGTGGCTTGGCTTCACTCACAATCACAGATACTGATCTGAACAAGAATCTGCTGCATGGCCGTCATCGGCCTTCATCGATGACAGAGCTCAGGAACGACCTCGTCGGCGTGGATGACCGATGACATGGTCTCCACCCCGGGGCCCGAGCTCGATTGCCCTCTGGTGTTCATCTGCCACTCGGTGATGTAGCTGGGTTTCGTCACTGCCTCCGCCACCTCTCTGTCTCCCGTGAGCATCAACACCACCCTCGACATGGACGGCCGCTGGCGGGGCGAGCTCTGGATGCAGAGGAGGCCAACGCGGATGGCGCGGAGCACCTCGTCGCTGTTGAATTCCATGAGCCTGGCGTCCACAACGTCCAAGGGATGATCTTCCTCGTAATGTTGCCAAACCTGAAAGTGGACGAGTGGGATTATAATAACTTCACTGATGTTTTAATTTAACTTCACTAAACGTCGTCCAAAGGATAACTTGTTCTGCTATATAGCAGAAAAAAAGAAACAATCACATATTTTAATTTAATTTCACGAAGCTACAACGATCTCTGCGTAACAAAATCAAGTAACTATTCTTTTACATAACTTTTGATAAAAAAAGGGTTGGCTCCCTTTAATTTTTTAGACCTATTTGCACGAAGTCACGTCTGATGAAAAGTGCACAAAAGTTACAGGGAAAAAAAATCATAAGCATGCGAACTGAGGGTGTATAAGTAACTATAATTATGTGAAATTGATCTGTAAAATTATATTTCTTTGGTAGTTAGGTACAAATAGTTATAGTTACGAAAGTAACTCTTATTTCTTTGGATAATTAAGGTCCGAATACAATGAAAATAAGTAAGGATACTTATTTTGCAAGAATAAGATCAACAAAAGGCCCTCATGCTAAAGTTTAATGCTTTATGTTAGCCTTTTTGGATAATATCAAGGTGCTGACGAAAAAAATGTTTCATGCTACATGCATATTATGAACGTACGTGTTCTACGTGATGATGGATGTATAGCATCCATTTTATGTTACAAAAATCTTTTATATATTTCAGCAACATGGATTCTAGAATGTTTGCACACATGACCCAACATCTTCCGCACATGATATTCATTGATCCACCTCGTGGTTTTCCCCACCTGTCCCTTCGTTCTTTCCGCTTACTCCCTCCGCCCCCGAAAAAATGTAATTTTAGGTTTTAGGAAAGACAAACTTTTGTAAATTttactaagtttatagaaaaattatCAATATTTATGTTTCTAATTAGGTATACTaaaaaaatatattccataagcAATGCAATGATACTTATTCAGAATAATAAGTGTTAGTATTTTTTgtacaaatttggtcaaacttaaaattatTTGTCTCATCGAGAAGTGAGAATTTCATtcttttttggacggagggaATACCTATCAGCACGAATCTTAGTGTAAATGAATGGTCTCAATAATTATGTGCACATGTGAATGTGAAAGTATACCACTAGGGAAGAGCACTGTAGGAAACAACTATAGTTGGGTTCACATCTCCTTTCCCAGACCCTCTCCATTTTTTCTCACCCTCCTCCCACTTTGTTCTTTCCATGGGGCTCAAACTTGGT
This region includes:
- the LOC136498257 gene encoding probable LRR receptor-like serine/threonine-protein kinase At1g56130; this encodes MTAMQQILVQISICDSKALNVVFSKLGLQVWPPWFTGDPCVGAATDGTSIYAANMNPGIKCDCSDQNNTICHIIELKMFKLNVVGPIPEELRNLTHLTTLNLQHNYLTGPVPPFLGELTAMQQMSLSSNALWGTIPKELGNLVNLVILSLSTNNLTGSLPSELGNLVKLEQLYIDSAGLGGPIPSSFSKLTRMKILCASDNDFTGRIPNYIGRWSNLTDL